One window from the genome of Fusobacteriaceae bacterium encodes:
- a CDS encoding formate--tetrahydrofolate ligase: MKTDIQIAQECKLTEVAEIAKKIGISPDDIEQYGKYKAKVSLDVLKKLKDKKDGKLILVTAITPTPAGEGKSTVTVGLSQALNKLGKRSVAALREPSLGPVFGIKGGATGGGYAQVVPMEDINLHFTGDLHAIGVTHNLIAACIDNHIASGNALDIDVTKITWKRVVDMNDRALRDVVIGLGGKANGIPRESSFQITVASEIMAVLCLADSLANLKEMIKNIIFGYSRDGKALKVGDLHIEGAAAALMKEAVKPNLVQTLENTPAFIHGGPFANIAHGCNSILATKLALKTSDYAVTEAGFAADLGAEKFLDIKCRKAGFTPNCIVLVATVRALKHHGGAKELNVENLEALAKGSENLEKHVENMRKYGLPVVVAINRFVSDTEKETKFIEEFCAKLGVPVALTEVWEKGGEGGLALAKEVLKAIEAGTDHYAPLYPLDLPVKDKIVRIATEIYGADGVEFSPAAKRMLKTIDELGYGNYPVCVSKTQKSLSDNAALLGRPRNFTVTINELRIASGAGFIVAMAGDIIDMPGLPKKPAAEQIDIDENGVISGLF, from the coding sequence ATGAAAACGGACATCCAAATCGCCCAGGAATGCAAACTGACGGAAGTGGCTGAAATCGCCAAAAAAATCGGGATCTCTCCCGACGACATCGAGCAGTACGGCAAATACAAGGCCAAAGTCAGTCTCGACGTATTGAAAAAGCTGAAAGATAAAAAAGACGGGAAGCTGATCCTCGTGACGGCCATCACGCCGACCCCCGCCGGAGAAGGGAAATCCACGGTGACCGTGGGTCTCTCCCAGGCCCTGAACAAATTGGGCAAACGCTCCGTGGCGGCCCTGCGGGAGCCTTCTCTGGGACCCGTATTCGGGATCAAGGGCGGCGCCACCGGCGGCGGTTATGCCCAGGTCGTTCCCATGGAGGACATCAACCTCCATTTTACCGGGGATTTGCACGCCATCGGCGTCACCCACAACCTGATCGCGGCCTGTATCGATAACCACATCGCCTCGGGCAACGCCCTCGATATCGACGTGACGAAAATCACCTGGAAACGGGTCGTCGACATGAACGACCGGGCGCTCAGGGACGTCGTGATCGGCCTCGGCGGAAAAGCCAACGGCATCCCCCGGGAGTCGAGCTTCCAGATCACGGTGGCCTCCGAGATCATGGCGGTCCTCTGCCTGGCCGATTCCCTGGCCAACCTCAAAGAAATGATCAAAAACATCATCTTCGGCTACTCCCGGGACGGAAAGGCCCTTAAAGTAGGAGATCTCCATATCGAAGGGGCGGCGGCGGCCCTGATGAAAGAAGCCGTCAAGCCCAATCTCGTCCAGACGCTGGAAAATACGCCTGCCTTCATTCACGGCGGTCCTTTTGCCAACATCGCCCACGGCTGCAACTCCATTCTGGCCACGAAACTGGCGCTGAAAACCTCGGACTACGCGGTCACCGAAGCGGGATTTGCCGCGGATTTGGGCGCGGAAAAATTCCTCGACATCAAATGCAGGAAAGCGGGCTTTACGCCCAACTGCATTGTCCTCGTGGCCACGGTGCGGGCCTTGAAGCACCACGGCGGCGCAAAGGAACTCAATGTCGAAAACTTGGAGGCCCTGGCCAAAGGCAGCGAAAACCTGGAAAAACATGTGGAAAATATGAGAAAATACGGCCTTCCGGTCGTAGTCGCGATCAATCGTTTTGTCTCGGATACGGAAAAGGAGACAAAATTTATAGAAGAATTCTGCGCGAAATTGGGCGTCCCCGTGGCTTTGACCGAAGTCTGGGAAAAGGGCGGAGAGGGCGGCCTCGCCCTGGCGAAGGAGGTTCTCAAGGCCATCGAAGCGGGGACAGATCACTACGCGCCGCTTTATCCCCTCGATCTGCCGGTCAAGGACAAGATCGTCAGGATCGCCACGGAGATCTACGGCGCCGACGGCGTGGAATTTTCCCCGGCCGCCAAAAGAATGCTCAAAACCATCGATGAATTGGGCTACGGCAATTATCCGGTCTGTGTGTCCAAGACCCAGAAATCCCTTTCGGATAACGCGGCCCTGCTGGGCCGACCCCGGAATTTCACGGTGACCATAAACGAGCTCCGGATCGCCTCGGGGGCGGGCTTCATCGTGGCCATGGCGGGAGACATCATCGATATGCCGGGACTGCCTAAAAAACCGGCTGCGGAACAGATCGACATCGACGAAAACGGCGTCATCTCCGGTCTCTTTTAA
- a CDS encoding phosphoribosylformylglycinamidine synthase → MDCRIFVEKKPGFDLEAKRLAAQLRESLNLNKLTDLRILNIYDVFGIGEAEMAAACKGIFGEIVTDNILRDPAIGGNKAFAVEFIPGQFDQRADSAMQCLNLLSEKNQGVTVTSGKLIVLGGDISDRDLERVKRWYINPIESREKDLTTLAIAEGESAPPVATVKGFVAMEPAALKVMREDWALAMSEEDLAFVQKYFQNEEKRDPTETEIRVLDTYWSDHCRHTTFLTEIENIVFPAGKFGETMQACWDRYLQSRKAVYGDREAEKAVCLMDLATLPAKEMRKAGLLPDLELSDEINACSVYVDVDVDGKIEPWLLMFKNETHNHPTEIEPYGGASTCLGGAIRDPLSGRAYVYQAIRVTGSGNPLEKLEDTLPGKLPQRKITTGAAAGYSAYGNQIGLTTCHVTEIYHEGYKAKRMEVGAVVGAAPAAWVRREKPVPGDVVILLGGKTGRDGCGGATGSSKEHTGDSLALCGAEVQKGNAPEERKIQRLFRNPDVTKLIKKCNDFGAGGVSVAIGELAEGLDITLDVVPVKYSGLSGTELAISESQERMAVLVSREDVEAFVRQADAENLEATPVAVVTETPRLRMNHKGRVIVDIARAFLDTNGVRQKTDVRIEAPASSGEEIFHPAGRPGESLPERWYTMLQDLNVASQKGLMDIFDSTIGASSVFMPFGGKYQLTPTDLSIQKLPVLAGDTHTASAIAWGYNPEISSWSPSHGAAWAVVESLAKLAAAGCDTRKVRLSFQEYFRKMGTDPLNWGKPVAALLGAIEAQKALGVPAIGGKDSMSGTFNDLHVPPTLISFAVTTCDARKVISPEFKGAGHKVYLIQHIPKEDKTPDYSTVKENFRFLYEQIGQGKILSAMAVKSGGVAEALSKMAFGNRTGVRITDADLDFFGRNYGSVVVEAAEALPGDRARLIGETVGEYEILVGNERISLGRGEELWLAKLHPVFPYKTEEKADVRPVVLYPRKEIFLCKHKVAKPHVLIGAFPGTNSEYDSARKFGRYGGESEIFVFRNLTQRHIDESIEGFVKALANSQIFMVPGGFSAGDEPDGSGKFIATVLTNEKVAVAIRDLLKRDGLILGICNGFQALIKSGLLPYGDIGGITPASPTVTFNKIGRHVCQMVRIKVVSANSPWLQGIEPGATFTVPISHGEGRFYASPEVIEELMKKGQIATCYVDLSGNVTTEYRYNPNGSEQGIEGILSPDGRVYGKMGHNERWEENVFKNIEGNKDFNIFQNGIRYFL, encoded by the coding sequence GTGGATTGCCGAATCTTTGTGGAAAAAAAACCGGGCTTTGACCTCGAGGCCAAGCGTCTCGCGGCCCAGCTCCGGGAGAGCCTCAACCTCAACAAACTGACGGACTTGCGGATCTTAAACATCTATGACGTCTTCGGGATCGGCGAAGCCGAAATGGCGGCCGCCTGCAAGGGGATTTTCGGGGAGATCGTGACCGATAACATCCTGCGGGATCCCGCCATCGGGGGAAATAAAGCCTTCGCGGTGGAATTCATCCCGGGGCAGTTTGACCAGCGGGCCGATTCCGCCATGCAGTGCCTGAACCTGCTTTCGGAGAAAAATCAGGGCGTCACGGTCACCAGCGGAAAATTAATTGTCCTCGGCGGGGATATTTCCGATCGGGATCTCGAACGCGTGAAACGCTGGTACATCAATCCCATAGAGAGCCGGGAAAAGGATCTGACGACCCTTGCCATCGCCGAAGGGGAAAGCGCCCCGCCGGTTGCGACGGTTAAGGGCTTTGTCGCGATGGAACCCGCGGCCCTCAAGGTCATGCGGGAAGATTGGGCCCTTGCCATGAGCGAAGAGGACCTGGCCTTTGTGCAAAAATACTTTCAAAACGAAGAAAAACGAGACCCTACGGAGACGGAAATCCGGGTTCTCGATACCTATTGGTCCGATCATTGCCGGCATACGACATTTTTGACGGAGATCGAAAATATCGTCTTTCCGGCGGGAAAATTCGGCGAAACCATGCAAGCCTGCTGGGACCGCTATTTACAGAGCAGAAAGGCCGTATACGGAGACAGGGAAGCCGAAAAGGCCGTCTGTCTCATGGATTTGGCGACCCTTCCGGCAAAGGAAATGCGCAAGGCAGGACTTTTGCCGGATCTGGAACTTTCCGACGAGATCAACGCCTGTTCGGTCTATGTGGACGTGGACGTCGACGGCAAAATCGAGCCCTGGCTTTTGATGTTCAAGAACGAGACCCACAATCACCCCACGGAGATCGAGCCCTACGGCGGCGCGTCCACCTGTCTCGGCGGCGCGATCCGGGATCCGCTCTCCGGGAGGGCCTATGTCTATCAGGCCATACGGGTCACGGGCTCGGGCAATCCTCTCGAAAAACTGGAAGACACCCTTCCCGGCAAACTCCCCCAGCGCAAGATCACCACGGGGGCGGCTGCCGGATATTCCGCTTACGGGAACCAAATCGGCCTCACGACCTGCCATGTGACGGAAATCTATCACGAGGGCTACAAGGCCAAGCGTATGGAAGTGGGGGCTGTGGTAGGCGCCGCGCCGGCGGCCTGGGTCAGACGGGAAAAACCCGTCCCCGGCGACGTCGTGATTCTCCTGGGCGGGAAGACCGGCCGGGACGGCTGCGGCGGCGCGACGGGCTCATCCAAGGAGCACACGGGCGATTCGCTGGCCCTTTGCGGCGCGGAAGTCCAGAAGGGGAACGCCCCCGAGGAAAGAAAGATCCAACGGCTCTTCCGAAATCCCGACGTAACCAAACTCATCAAAAAATGCAATGATTTCGGGGCGGGCGGCGTATCCGTCGCCATCGGGGAGCTGGCCGAAGGCCTGGATATTACCCTCGACGTCGTCCCCGTCAAATACAGCGGCCTCTCGGGCACGGAGCTCGCCATTTCCGAGTCCCAGGAGCGCATGGCCGTTCTCGTATCCAGGGAGGACGTCGAAGCCTTTGTCCGGCAAGCGGACGCGGAAAACCTTGAGGCGACCCCGGTCGCCGTCGTAACGGAGACCCCGCGACTCCGGATGAACCACAAGGGGCGGGTCATCGTCGATATCGCCCGGGCCTTTCTCGATACCAACGGCGTGCGGCAAAAGACCGATGTCAGGATCGAAGCCCCGGCTTCTTCGGGAGAGGAGATCTTCCATCCCGCGGGACGCCCCGGGGAATCCCTCCCGGAGCGCTGGTACACTATGCTGCAGGACCTCAACGTCGCCTCGCAAAAAGGACTCATGGACATCTTCGACAGTACGATCGGCGCAAGCTCCGTATTTATGCCGTTCGGCGGCAAATATCAGCTGACGCCCACGGACCTCAGCATACAGAAACTGCCGGTACTCGCCGGAGACACCCATACGGCCAGCGCCATCGCCTGGGGCTACAACCCGGAGATCAGCTCCTGGTCGCCAAGTCACGGGGCCGCCTGGGCCGTCGTCGAAAGTCTGGCGAAATTGGCCGCCGCCGGTTGCGATACCCGTAAAGTACGACTTTCTTTTCAGGAATATTTCCGGAAAATGGGGACGGACCCCCTCAATTGGGGAAAGCCCGTAGCGGCCCTCCTGGGGGCCATCGAAGCCCAAAAGGCTTTGGGGGTTCCCGCCATCGGCGGGAAGGACTCCATGAGCGGGACCTTCAACGATCTCCATGTGCCGCCGACGCTGATTTCCTTCGCGGTCACGACCTGCGACGCGCGCAAGGTCATCTCCCCGGAATTTAAAGGGGCGGGACACAAAGTTTACCTGATTCAGCATATACCAAAAGAGGACAAAACGCCCGATTATAGCACAGTAAAAGAGAATTTCCGCTTCCTCTATGAGCAGATCGGACAGGGGAAGATCCTTTCGGCCATGGCCGTCAAATCCGGCGGCGTCGCGGAAGCCCTGTCCAAGATGGCCTTCGGCAACCGGACCGGCGTCCGGATCACCGACGCCGACCTTGATTTCTTCGGACGAAACTATGGATCCGTCGTCGTGGAAGCGGCGGAAGCCCTCCCGGGAGACCGGGCGCGGCTGATCGGGGAGACCGTCGGCGAATATGAAATTCTCGTCGGAAACGAGCGGATTTCCCTCGGGCGGGGCGAAGAACTCTGGCTCGCGAAACTGCATCCGGTCTTTCCCTATAAGACGGAAGAAAAAGCCGATGTCCGCCCGGTCGTTCTCTATCCACGAAAAGAGATTTTCCTCTGCAAACACAAAGTCGCGAAGCCCCATGTCTTGATCGGGGCCTTTCCGGGGACGAACAGCGAGTACGACTCGGCCAGGAAATTTGGCCGCTACGGCGGGGAATCGGAAATTTTCGTTTTCCGGAACCTGACCCAGCGGCATATCGACGAATCCATCGAAGGCTTCGTCAAGGCCCTGGCCAATTCCCAAATCTTTATGGTCCCCGGGGGATTCTCGGCCGGGGATGAGCCCGACGGCTCGGGAAAATTCATCGCGACGGTCCTGACCAACGAAAAAGTGGCCGTCGCCATCCGGGATCTCCTGAAACGGGACGGGCTGATTTTAGGCATTTGTAACGGTTTCCAGGCCCTGATCAAATCGGGCCTCCTCCCCTACGGAGACATCGGCGGCATTACGCCCGCCTCGCCCACGGTGACCTTCAACAAAATCGGCCGCCACGTATGCCAGATGGTACGTATCAAGGTCGTTTCGGCCAATTCGCCCTGGCTTCAGGGAATCGAGCCCGGCGCGACGTTCACGGTCCCCATTTCCCACGGAGAGGGCAGATTTTACGCGAGTCCCGAAGTCATCGAGGAACTCATGAAAAAAGGTCAGATCGCCACGTGCTATGTGGACCTTTCTGGAAACGTCACGACGGAATACCGCTACAACCCCAACGGTTCGGAGCAGGGCATCGAGGGGATCCTGTCCCCCGACGGCCGCGTCTACGGCAAAATGGGCCACAACGAGCGCTGGGAAGAGAACGTCTTTAAAAACATCGAAGGCAATAAAGATTTCAACATTTTCCAAAACGGTATCCGTTATTTCTTGTAG
- the purE gene encoding 5-(carboxyamino)imidazole ribonucleotide mutase — protein sequence MTNVAILFGSKSDTDKMKGAAQCLREFGVPYKAFILSAHRVPEKLEETLKSLESEGCEVIIAGAGLAAHLPGVIASKTLLPVIGVPLNAALEGLDALFSIVQMPKSIPVATVGVNNAYNAGMLAVEILALKYPEIKTKLLDYRKEMKEKFIKENESTDL from the coding sequence ATGACCAATGTCGCCATCCTGTTCGGAAGCAAATCCGACACGGACAAAATGAAGGGAGCCGCCCAATGTCTCAGGGAATTCGGCGTCCCGTACAAAGCCTTTATCCTTTCGGCCCACCGGGTCCCGGAAAAACTGGAAGAGACGCTCAAAAGCCTCGAAAGTGAGGGCTGTGAGGTCATCATCGCGGGCGCGGGTTTGGCCGCCCATTTGCCGGGAGTCATCGCCTCAAAGACGCTGTTGCCGGTAATCGGCGTGCCGCTAAACGCCGCCCTTGAAGGTCTCGACGCGCTCTTTTCCATCGTGCAGATGCCCAAATCCATCCCGGTGGCCACGGTGGGCGTCAACAACGCCTACAACGCCGGTATGCTGGCCGTGGAGATCCTGGCGCTCAAATATCCCGAAATCAAGACGAAACTGCTGGACTACCGGAAGGAAATGAAAGAAAAATTCATCAAAGAGAACGAAAGCACGGACTTGTAA
- a CDS encoding phosphoribosylaminoimidazolesuccinocarboxamide synthase, producing the protein MEPVKKDFIYEGKAKQVYNTTDENSVVIHYKDDATAGNGAKKGTIKDKGVMNNTITAILFEMLEKHGVKTHFIKKLNERDQLCQKVKIFPLEVIVRNIIAGSMAKRVGIEEGTIPPNIIFEICYKNDALGDPLINDHHAVALGLATYEELDFIYKTTAQINELLKVAFDKSGIVLVDFKIEFGKNAKGEILLADEITPDTCRLWDKKTGKKLDKDRFRRDLGGIEEAYIEVLHRLGAE; encoded by the coding sequence ATGGAACCCGTAAAAAAAGACTTTATCTATGAAGGCAAAGCAAAACAGGTATACAACACCACCGACGAGAATTCCGTCGTCATCCACTACAAAGACGACGCGACGGCGGGAAACGGCGCGAAGAAGGGCACGATCAAGGACAAGGGCGTCATGAACAACACGATTACGGCCATTCTCTTTGAAATGCTTGAAAAACACGGCGTCAAGACCCATTTCATCAAAAAATTGAACGAAAGGGATCAATTGTGCCAGAAAGTGAAAATCTTTCCGCTGGAGGTCATTGTCCGCAACATCATCGCGGGTTCCATGGCCAAGCGCGTCGGCATCGAGGAAGGGACGATCCCGCCCAACATCATCTTTGAGATCTGCTACAAAAATGACGCTCTGGGCGATCCCCTGATCAACGATCATCACGCGGTGGCGCTGGGATTGGCGACCTATGAGGAGCTGGACTTCATCTACAAGACGACGGCCCAGATCAACGAGCTTCTGAAGGTGGCCTTTGACAAAAGCGGCATCGTCCTCGTGGATTTCAAGATCGAGTTCGGCAAAAACGCCAAAGGGGAAATTCTCCTGGCCGACGAGATCACGCCCGATACCTGCCGGCTCTGGGACAAGAAGACCGGCAAAAAACTCGACAAGGACAGATTCCGCCGGGATTTGGGCGGCATAGAGGAAGCGTACATCGAAGTATTGCACAGACTGGGGGCTGAATAA
- the purF gene encoding amidophosphoribosyltransferase: protein MKDKMEEACGVFGVYATGRKEVGKLTYYALYALQHRGQESAGITVSNDGELMTYKGMGLAADVFTTESLDHLTGTAAIGHVRYSTMGESRIENAQPLESRLKLGQVAVAHNGNLTNSKIIRELLEDGGATFYTTIDSEVIIKLIARKANAGFEEAIKSAVSAIKGAFALVVLADNKLIGVRDPYGIRPLMIGKNKQGDYFLASESCAIDAIGGELIRDVGAGEMVIIDESGLRSIIYSEIHKSNPCSFEYIYFARPDSVIDGINVYETRYEAGKRLARQMKIEADIVIGVPDSGVPAAIGYAHESGIPYGMGLIKNKYIGRTFIAPSQELREQAVAVKLNPLKVMLDGKRVVVIDDSLVRGTTSKKLIEIIRGAGAREVHFRLASPPVRFSCFYGIDTARRDELMASKHDIEEIRREINADTLDYLTIDNMLESIGPAAEYCTACFCGEYPICSPNEG, encoded by the coding sequence ATGAAAGACAAGATGGAAGAAGCCTGCGGCGTCTTCGGCGTCTACGCCACGGGACGCAAAGAAGTGGGCAAACTGACCTATTACGCGCTGTACGCCCTGCAGCACAGGGGGCAGGAAAGCGCGGGCATCACCGTATCCAACGACGGCGAACTCATGACCTATAAAGGGATGGGTCTCGCGGCGGACGTCTTTACGACCGAAAGCCTCGATCACCTGACCGGGACCGCGGCCATCGGCCATGTGCGCTATTCCACCATGGGCGAAAGCCGCATCGAGAACGCCCAGCCCCTGGAGAGCCGCCTGAAATTGGGACAGGTGGCCGTCGCCCACAACGGGAACCTCACGAACAGCAAAATTATCCGGGAACTCCTTGAAGACGGCGGCGCGACCTTTTATACGACCATAGACTCCGAAGTCATCATCAAACTCATCGCGAGAAAGGCCAACGCGGGCTTTGAAGAGGCCATCAAAAGCGCGGTCAGCGCCATCAAAGGGGCCTTTGCCCTCGTCGTTCTGGCCGACAACAAACTGATCGGCGTCCGGGACCCCTACGGGATCCGTCCCCTGATGATCGGAAAAAACAAGCAGGGGGATTATTTCCTCGCCTCGGAATCCTGCGCCATCGACGCCATCGGCGGCGAGCTGATCCGGGACGTGGGCGCGGGGGAAATGGTCATCATCGACGAAAGCGGCCTTCGTTCCATCATCTATTCGGAAATTCACAAGAGCAATCCCTGCTCCTTTGAATATATTTATTTCGCGCGGCCCGACAGCGTCATCGACGGCATCAACGTCTACGAGACCCGCTATGAGGCCGGAAAACGCCTGGCGCGGCAAATGAAGATCGAAGCCGACATCGTGATCGGCGTTCCCGATTCCGGCGTCCCCGCGGCCATCGGCTACGCCCATGAGAGCGGGATTCCCTATGGAATGGGGCTCATCAAGAACAAATATATCGGCCGGACATTTATCGCGCCGAGCCAGGAACTGCGGGAACAGGCCGTAGCCGTAAAATTGAACCCGCTGAAGGTTATGCTGGACGGCAAAAGGGTCGTCGTCATCGACGACAGCCTTGTCCGGGGCACGACAAGCAAAAAACTCATTGAAATCATCCGGGGCGCGGGCGCAAGGGAAGTGCATTTCCGTCTGGCCTCGCCGCCTGTACGTTTTTCCTGCTTCTACGGCATCGACACGGCCCGCCGGGACGAACTCATGGCCAGCAAGCACGACATCGAGGAAATTCGCAGGGAAATCAACGCCGACACGCTGGATTATCTGACGATCGACAATATGCTGGAATCCATCGGCCCCGCCGCCGAATACTGCACGGCCTGCTTCTGCGGCGAGTATCCCATTTGCTCGCCCAACGAAGGCTGA
- the purM gene encoding phosphoribosylformylglycinamidine cyclo-ligase, which yields MALSYKDAGVNKEEGYRAVELMKKAVAKTQNASVLNGLGSFAALYELKGYRQPVLVSGTDGVGTKLVLAFQLKTYTTVGIDAVAMCVNDVLCHGAKPIFFLDYLACGKLEAERAAELVSGIAEGCYQAGAALVGGETAEMPGFYKEGDYDIGGFCVGVVEKDQIINGSAVREGDVLVGLASSGAHSNGFSLIRRVVSDWSAPFGESTVGETLLTPTKIYVKPVLTLLEKYAVGGLAHITGGGLPENLPRTIPGGLRPVVEKKRIPTPEIFRWLQKTGDIPEAEMYGTFNMGVGFVLTVRPQDAAGVIADLAAAGEQAFVIGHVEKGEGGLCFV from the coding sequence ATGGCGCTCAGTTATAAGGACGCGGGAGTCAACAAAGAAGAAGGCTACCGCGCCGTGGAACTCATGAAAAAAGCGGTGGCCAAAACGCAAAACGCCAGTGTCCTCAACGGACTTGGGAGTTTTGCGGCCCTGTACGAATTGAAGGGCTACCGGCAGCCGGTCCTCGTTTCGGGGACAGACGGCGTAGGGACAAAGCTTGTCCTGGCCTTTCAATTGAAGACCTACACGACGGTCGGGATCGACGCCGTGGCCATGTGCGTCAACGACGTGCTCTGCCACGGGGCAAAACCGATCTTTTTCCTTGATTATCTCGCCTGCGGCAAATTGGAGGCCGAGCGGGCCGCCGAGCTCGTCTCGGGTATCGCCGAAGGCTGTTATCAGGCGGGCGCGGCCCTTGTGGGCGGAGAAACCGCCGAGATGCCGGGCTTTTACAAGGAAGGCGACTACGATATCGGCGGTTTTTGCGTCGGCGTCGTCGAAAAAGATCAGATCATCAACGGATCGGCCGTACGGGAAGGCGACGTCCTCGTGGGCCTCGCCTCTTCTGGGGCGCACAGCAACGGTTTTTCCCTGATCCGGCGCGTCGTCTCCGACTGGTCGGCGCCTTTCGGGGAAAGCACCGTGGGGGAAACACTCCTCACGCCCACGAAGATCTATGTGAAGCCGGTGCTGACTCTTTTGGAGAAATACGCCGTCGGCGGTCTCGCCCATATCACGGGGGGCGGCCTCCCCGAAAACCTGCCCCGGACCATTCCCGGGGGGCTTCGGCCCGTCGTGGAAAAAAAGCGGATCCCGACGCCGGAAATTTTCCGCTGGCTGCAAAAAACCGGCGACATCCCGGAAGCGGAGATGTACGGAACCTTCAACATGGGCGTGGGTTTTGTGCTAACGGTCCGGCCCCAAGACGCCGCGGGCGTCATTGCCGATCTTGCCGCGGCGGGAGAACAAGCTTTTGTCATCGGTCATGTCGAAAAAGGTGAGGGCGGACTATGTTTCGTTTAG
- the purN gene encoding phosphoribosylglycinamide formyltransferase, whose amino-acid sequence MFRLAVLVSGGGTNLQSVIDHVEAGELPCEIVAVIADRPCYGLVRAENHGIKGILLDRKLYKRGFFTEAERIFTEEKVDLVVLAGFLSILTPEFTEKWKNKIINIHPSLLPKFGGKGMYGLKVHEAVLAAGESESGCTVHYVDGGIDSGEAILRAKVPVLPGDTPEILQQRILVEEHKLLPAAIKKIITEEKS is encoded by the coding sequence ATGTTTCGTTTAGCGGTTCTCGTCTCGGGCGGAGGCACAAACCTCCAGTCCGTCATCGACCATGTGGAAGCGGGGGAACTGCCCTGCGAGATCGTCGCGGTCATCGCCGACCGTCCCTGTTACGGCCTCGTCCGGGCGGAAAACCACGGAATCAAAGGGATTCTTCTCGACCGGAAGCTGTACAAAAGAGGCTTCTTCACGGAAGCTGAGCGGATCTTTACGGAAGAGAAAGTGGACCTCGTGGTATTGGCGGGCTTTCTCTCGATCCTGACGCCTGAGTTTACGGAAAAATGGAAGAATAAAATCATCAATATTCACCCTTCGCTACTGCCGAAATTCGGCGGCAAAGGCATGTACGGCCTCAAAGTGCACGAGGCGGTCCTGGCCGCGGGGGAAAGCGAATCGGGCTGTACGGTCCACTATGTGGACGGCGGCATCGACAGCGGGGAAGCGATCCTGCGGGCGAAGGTCCCCGTCCTGCCCGGAGACACGCCGGAGATTCTGCAACAGCGGATCCTCGTCGAGGAACACAAGCTCCTGCCGGCGGCCATCAAAAAAATCATTACGGAGGAAAAATCATGA